The following proteins are encoded in a genomic region of Cellulomonas sp. ES6:
- a CDS encoding terminase large subunit, with the protein MHLIPWERWLLIHLLELDAFGTLRFRKALVIVARQNGKTLVAAILAAFFLYVDSVRWPLQVNPRDFVIVGAAQKLDIAMKPWSQVRQWGGPDDPKIGIAYDRVPLLQSATRMPRMVNGETELVTHEGAVYRPRTFDGARGYSSARLILDELRQQYDYEGWSAIEKSATAMFDSLLLAFSNAGTYRSVVLKDVRQIAHESVEKPGAQWFVAEWSAKPDASLDDREAFAQANPSAGYLPGMTLDGLMQTAAEAKNKSVERIEVLCQWVTQNVEPYIEPTDWKARQVSPADLRIPKGARTVWSVDTSADRSTTWVAAAVKTEDGRSFVTVRTKRAGIVWAVEYLQELAEASGQREVAVQAQGCPSVELIPLLEALTGDDGKPLLTVHQMDRPTCAIATGQMHDHVVRDKTLVLTEQPDVDLAIEGGLATKYAENRLWSREASKPVDVAGVCAMTWALYALENLKPEPKKPAPPTPRAAVLEGGSNGPTEESLLTASF; encoded by the coding sequence GTGCACCTGATCCCCTGGGAGCGCTGGCTCCTGATCCACCTGCTCGAGCTCGACGCGTTCGGGACGCTGCGATTCCGCAAGGCGCTGGTGATCGTCGCCAGGCAGAACGGCAAGACGCTGGTCGCCGCGATCCTGGCGGCGTTCTTCCTGTACGTGGACTCGGTGCGGTGGCCGCTGCAGGTGAACCCGCGGGACTTCGTGATCGTGGGTGCGGCGCAGAAGCTCGACATCGCGATGAAGCCGTGGTCGCAGGTCCGCCAGTGGGGCGGGCCGGACGACCCGAAGATCGGGATCGCCTACGACCGGGTGCCGCTGCTGCAGTCCGCGACGCGGATGCCGCGGATGGTCAACGGTGAGACCGAGCTCGTCACGCACGAGGGTGCGGTGTACCGGCCGCGGACGTTCGACGGTGCCCGCGGGTACTCGTCGGCGCGGTTGATCCTCGACGAGCTGCGGCAGCAGTACGACTACGAGGGTTGGTCGGCGATCGAGAAGTCGGCGACGGCGATGTTCGACTCGCTGCTGCTGGCGTTCTCGAACGCGGGCACGTACCGGTCGGTGGTCCTCAAGGACGTCCGGCAGATCGCGCATGAGTCGGTCGAGAAGCCGGGTGCGCAGTGGTTCGTGGCGGAGTGGTCGGCGAAGCCGGACGCGTCGCTGGATGACCGGGAGGCGTTCGCTCAGGCGAACCCGTCCGCGGGGTACCTGCCGGGCATGACGCTCGACGGGCTGATGCAGACGGCGGCCGAGGCGAAGAACAAGAGCGTCGAGCGCATCGAGGTTCTGTGCCAGTGGGTGACGCAGAACGTCGAGCCGTACATCGAGCCGACCGACTGGAAGGCCAGGCAGGTGTCGCCGGCCGATCTGCGGATCCCGAAGGGTGCACGCACGGTCTGGTCGGTGGACACCTCGGCGGACCGGTCGACGACGTGGGTCGCGGCCGCGGTGAAGACCGAGGACGGACGCTCGTTCGTCACCGTGCGCACGAAGCGCGCGGGCATCGTGTGGGCCGTCGAGTACCTGCAGGAGCTGGCGGAGGCGTCGGGGCAGCGTGAGGTCGCGGTGCAGGCGCAGGGCTGCCCGTCGGTCGAGTTGATCCCGCTGCTCGAGGCGCTCACTGGCGACGACGGGAAGCCGCTGCTGACGGTGCACCAGATGGACCGGCCGACGTGCGCGATCGCGACGGGCCAGATGCACGACCACGTGGTGCGCGACAAGACGCTGGTCCTGACCGAGCAGCCTGACGTCGACCTCGCGATCGAGGGCGGCCTGGCGACGAAGTACGCCGAGAACCGCTTGTGGTCGCGGGAGGCGTCCAAGCCCGTGGACGTCGCCGGCGTGTGCGCGATGACGTGGGCGCTGTACGCGCTGGAGAACCTCAAGCCCGAGCCGAAGAAGCCCGCTCCTCCGACGCCGCGTGCCGCGGTGCTGGAGGGCGGGTCGAACGGCCCCACCGAGGAGAGCCTCCTCACGGCGAGCTTTTGA
- a CDS encoding NUMOD4 motif-containing HNH endonuclease, with protein MSERWLPVLGYEGLYEVSDLGRVRSMPREVQNGRGVMVAGGRLLKPTVSERRGSLIVSLSVHNRAESRLVHRLVLESFVGPRPDGMEACHGDGDPGNNRLSNLRWDTHESNMDDQRRHGTNHNSRKRRCKHGHPLEAPNLKPAQAAKGGRSCLVCSREYAHARSQRRPFDPARADERLNALIAAS; from the coding sequence GTGTCCGAACGCTGGCTGCCCGTCCTGGGATACGAGGGCCTCTACGAGGTGAGCGACCTCGGCCGGGTCAGGTCGATGCCCCGCGAGGTCCAGAACGGTCGCGGCGTGATGGTCGCCGGCGGCAGGCTTCTCAAGCCCACGGTCTCCGAGCGGCGCGGCAGTCTGATCGTCAGCCTGAGCGTCCACAACCGTGCCGAGTCCCGCCTCGTGCACCGGTTGGTCCTGGAGTCGTTCGTCGGGCCTCGCCCTGACGGCATGGAGGCGTGCCACGGAGACGGCGACCCCGGCAACAACCGCCTGTCGAACCTCCGCTGGGACACGCACGAGTCGAACATGGACGATCAGCGGCGGCACGGCACGAACCACAACTCCCGGAAGCGCCGCTGCAAGCATGGACACCCGCTCGAGGCCCCCAACCTGAAGCCCGCTCAGGCCGCGAAGGGTGGCCGCTCCTGCCTCGTGTGCTCCCGCGAGTACGCCCACGCCCGATCCCAGCGGCGCCCCTTCGACCCTGCCCGTGCAGATGAGCGGCTGAACGCGCTCATCGCCGCGTCCTGA
- a CDS encoding DUF935 family protein, with protein MAEIGYQREGLPGWTALADDTGETNPALVWPKSVGVFDKMRREDAQVGSVLRAVTFPIRRTTWMFDPTGCRDEVVDLVADSFGLPVKGRTSPAPTRTRDRFDFDEHLRLALLELVFGHSVFEQVYRVDDDGMVRLRKLAWRPPRTISKWDVAADGGLVAVEQWGTAGRPVRIPVDRLVVYVNEREGANWVGTSLLRTAYKNWLLKDRTLRAQAVGVERNSLGIPVYKGAPVPDGLSEAEALAWVEAQKTDGLALAKATRAGQDAGASIPAKAEFSLMGVTGNRADTDKPIRYHDEQIARAVLAHFLNLGSETGSWALGSTFAEFFVGSLNAVALHIANTCQAHVVEDLVDVNFGPAEPAPRLVPATIGEEQPITAEAVKALVDCGALRTDRALEEYLRQRYKLPPKDDAVARAAAGAEEAA; from the coding sequence ATGGCTGAGATCGGCTACCAGCGCGAGGGCCTCCCGGGGTGGACTGCCCTGGCCGACGACACCGGTGAGACGAACCCGGCCCTGGTGTGGCCGAAGTCGGTCGGCGTGTTCGACAAGATGCGCCGCGAGGACGCGCAGGTCGGGTCGGTGCTGCGGGCGGTGACGTTCCCGATCCGCCGCACGACGTGGATGTTCGATCCGACTGGCTGCCGCGACGAGGTCGTGGACCTCGTGGCCGATTCGTTCGGGCTGCCGGTGAAGGGACGGACGTCGCCGGCGCCGACGCGGACGCGCGACCGCTTCGACTTCGACGAGCACCTGCGCCTCGCGCTGCTGGAGCTCGTGTTCGGGCACTCGGTGTTCGAGCAGGTGTACCGGGTCGACGACGACGGGATGGTGCGGCTGCGGAAGCTCGCGTGGCGGCCGCCGCGGACGATCTCGAAGTGGGACGTGGCAGCCGACGGCGGCCTCGTCGCGGTGGAGCAGTGGGGTACCGCAGGCCGCCCGGTGCGGATCCCGGTGGACCGGCTCGTGGTGTACGTCAACGAGCGCGAGGGCGCGAACTGGGTCGGGACGTCGCTGCTGCGCACGGCCTACAAGAACTGGCTGCTCAAGGACCGGACGCTGCGCGCGCAGGCGGTCGGGGTCGAGCGCAACAGCCTGGGCATCCCGGTGTACAAGGGCGCCCCGGTGCCGGACGGGCTGTCCGAGGCTGAGGCGCTGGCGTGGGTCGAGGCGCAGAAGACGGACGGCCTGGCACTGGCGAAGGCGACGCGCGCCGGCCAGGACGCGGGTGCGTCGATCCCCGCGAAGGCCGAGTTCTCGCTGATGGGCGTCACGGGGAACCGCGCGGACACCGACAAGCCGATCCGGTACCACGACGAGCAGATCGCGCGTGCCGTGCTCGCGCACTTCCTGAACCTCGGCTCCGAGACCGGGTCCTGGGCGCTCGGGTCGACGTTCGCGGAGTTCTTCGTCGGCTCCCTCAACGCCGTGGCGCTGCACATCGCGAACACCTGCCAGGCGCACGTCGTCGAGGACCTCGTCGACGTGAACTTCGGACCCGCAGAGCCGGCGCCGCGGCTCGTGCCGGCGACGATCGGCGAGGAGCAGCCCATCACGGCCGAGGCCGTCAAGGCACTCGTGGACTGCGGGGCTCTTCGCACCGACCGGGCGCTCGAGGAGTACCTGCGGCAGCGCTACAAGCTGCCGCCGAAGGACGACGCCGTGGCGCGTGCCGCCGCCGGAGCTGAGGAGGCAGCATGA
- a CDS encoding head maturation protease, ClpP-related: protein MTDTKRANRFWGNKPLPKSKAEFFDAITTPAPSGEGTVATIRMYGPIDSYGGYWGISTQDVGQVLDALSDSVTQIILRVNSPGGEVTEAVAILNMLRAHKASVTAVVDGLAASAASVITAGCDEAVMSPGTQMMIHSPSTIVWGNAAEMRKAADTLDSFEAAITEIYTGKAGAKDWAALLAEETWLTAAEAVDLGLADRVAVVPDAGDAETVGEDEPEIVVVPLDDDVDDSAFLTQIAAYSRAPKPPVSSEPGEPNRKESAMSGDFKAGLRERLGVTDADATDETLLAALDEALAEQTNPPAAAAVSTLPDGAVVVDKAIHEQLVADAAAGRKAAETLDAQRRDGIVAAALSDGRIAPASRDAWRAQLDKDEDGTKALLESMPKNTVPVAELGHADDTQSTEDRLAAKAGWTTTVEGA, encoded by the coding sequence ATGACCGACACCAAGCGGGCGAACCGCTTCTGGGGGAACAAGCCCCTCCCGAAGTCGAAGGCGGAGTTCTTCGACGCGATCACCACCCCGGCGCCGTCGGGGGAGGGCACGGTCGCGACGATCCGCATGTACGGGCCGATCGACTCATACGGAGGGTACTGGGGCATCTCCACGCAGGATGTCGGGCAGGTGCTCGACGCCCTGTCCGACTCGGTCACGCAGATCATCCTGCGGGTCAACTCCCCCGGCGGCGAGGTCACCGAGGCCGTCGCGATCCTGAACATGCTGCGAGCTCACAAGGCGAGCGTGACCGCTGTCGTCGACGGCCTGGCCGCGTCCGCCGCGTCGGTCATCACGGCCGGGTGCGACGAGGCGGTGATGTCGCCCGGGACGCAGATGATGATCCACTCGCCATCCACGATCGTGTGGGGCAACGCGGCCGAGATGCGCAAGGCGGCCGACACGCTCGACAGCTTCGAGGCGGCGATCACCGAGATCTACACCGGCAAGGCCGGCGCGAAGGACTGGGCTGCGCTGCTCGCCGAGGAGACGTGGCTCACCGCAGCCGAGGCGGTCGACCTCGGTCTGGCCGACCGCGTGGCCGTCGTGCCGGACGCGGGCGACGCCGAGACCGTCGGCGAGGACGAGCCGGAGATCGTCGTGGTCCCGCTCGACGACGACGTCGACGACTCCGCCTTCCTCACCCAGATCGCGGCGTACAGCCGCGCCCCCAAGCCCCCGGTCTCGTCCGAGCCGGGTGAACCCAACCGGAAGGAGTCCGCCATGAGCGGCGACTTCAAGGCTGGCCTTCGCGAGCGGCTCGGCGTGACCGATGCCGACGCCACGGACGAGACGCTGCTCGCGGCGCTCGACGAGGCCCTCGCGGAGCAGACCAACCCCCCGGCGGCCGCGGCCGTCTCCACCCTGCCCGACGGCGCGGTCGTCGTCGACAAGGCCATCCACGAGCAGCTCGTGGCCGACGCCGCCGCTGGCCGCAAGGCGGCCGAGACGCTCGACGCCCAGCGCCGTGACGGGATCGTCGCGGCCGCGCTCAGCGACGGGCGGATCGCCCCGGCGTCGCGCGACGCGTGGCGGGCCCAGCTCGACAAGGACGAGGACGGCACGAAGGCGCTGCTCGAGTCCATGCCGAAGAACACCGTGCCCGTGGCTGAGCTCGGCCACGCGGACGACACCCAGTCCACCGAGGACCGGCTCGCCGCGAAGGCCGGCTGGACCACGACCGTCGAGGGGGCCTGA
- a CDS encoding DUF2190 family protein, whose product MADYLPKHETGIGIPFTVGATAVVGGRLVEVSTANAIVPSGADSAKVLGVAAQDAATGERVTVFPRSGGVHRLVASGAIAVGARVISATDGEVATIGSGSNPIGIALTAAAADQDVIDVLFL is encoded by the coding sequence ATGGCCGACTACCTGCCCAAGCACGAGACCGGCATCGGGATCCCGTTCACGGTCGGCGCGACGGCCGTCGTCGGCGGGCGCCTCGTCGAGGTCTCGACGGCGAACGCGATCGTCCCGTCGGGCGCCGACTCCGCGAAGGTGCTCGGCGTGGCCGCGCAGGACGCCGCCACCGGCGAGCGCGTGACGGTGTTCCCGCGCTCCGGCGGCGTGCACCGTCTCGTCGCGTCCGGCGCGATCGCCGTCGGCGCCCGCGTGATCTCCGCCACCGACGGCGAGGTCGCCACCATCGGCAGCGGCTCGAACCCGATCGGCATCGCGCTCACCGCCGCTGCCGCCGACCAGGACGTCATCGACGTCCTCTTCCTCTGA
- a CDS encoding HK97 gp10 family phage protein, which translates to MVKQNNAKLTEIEKAARDALQDTAKDVLKLAKQKAPKKKGDLRRSGRVLVDDVTVRVVFRDPAAWLQHERLDYRHDDGEAKYLEHAVDEVGVEADITSGVIARLR; encoded by the coding sequence GTGGTCAAGCAGAACAACGCGAAGCTCACCGAGATCGAGAAGGCCGCCCGCGACGCCCTGCAGGACACCGCGAAGGACGTCCTGAAGCTCGCGAAGCAGAAGGCACCGAAGAAGAAGGGCGACCTGCGCCGCTCGGGCCGGGTGCTCGTCGACGACGTGACCGTCCGGGTGGTCTTCCGCGACCCGGCCGCCTGGCTCCAGCACGAGCGCCTGGACTACCGGCACGACGACGGCGAGGCGAAGTACCTCGAGCACGCGGTCGACGAGGTGGGCGTCGAGGCCGACATCACCTCCGGCGTCATCGCGAGGCTCCGCTGA
- a CDS encoding minor capsid protein, with protein sequence MDDAALTIALCEMLGEVPGWHWSTAPGTPAGMVGVFYGDIPDTPDRAIGVRVYGGTDDPLVYQPVRDVQLRIRGARDDLDDADRIAGFAFALLQGRSRVRGISWIQRGTFGPLGADTNGREERSENYRLFLDNPEVGT encoded by the coding sequence ATGGACGACGCAGCCCTGACGATCGCGCTGTGCGAGATGCTCGGCGAGGTCCCCGGCTGGCACTGGTCGACGGCGCCCGGGACGCCTGCCGGGATGGTCGGCGTCTTCTACGGCGACATCCCCGATACCCCCGACCGCGCGATCGGCGTGCGGGTCTACGGCGGCACCGACGACCCCCTGGTGTACCAGCCAGTGCGGGACGTGCAGCTGCGGATCCGCGGCGCGCGCGACGACCTGGACGACGCCGATCGGATCGCGGGGTTCGCGTTCGCCCTCCTGCAGGGCCGGTCGCGGGTCCGCGGGATCTCGTGGATCCAGCGCGGCACGTTCGGCCCGTTGGGCGCGGACACGAACGGCCGCGAGGAGCGGTCGGAGAACTACCGGCTCTTCCTGGACAACCCGGAGGTGGGCACGTGA
- a CDS encoding IPT/TIG domain-containing protein, translated as MSVVPLPAGTTLGKSFEYGLDINLGTEGSPSYQPIRRMSAWAPTYPATTGDRATYDDLGAVNEAVTARSFATSFTVQGNRSLTTGLYLPEVEALLAAAKATVDGAVVDIRWYHKPEVGTPNPNDAGQAFCRVDMTRQNTGNADIEVFAVTLTGQGPFASITNPFAGWDVTEPVLASITPDGEGAGDLVTLTGTGFLGATAVAFGATPAADFVVANGATIIASLPTGTAGSVNVTVTTPGGTSNAVAYTRTV; from the coding sequence ATGAGCGTCGTTCCCCTTCCCGCCGGCACCACGCTCGGCAAGTCCTTCGAGTACGGGCTGGACATCAACCTCGGCACCGAGGGGTCGCCCTCGTACCAGCCGATCCGCCGCATGAGCGCGTGGGCCCCGACCTACCCGGCCACCACGGGCGACCGGGCCACCTACGACGACCTCGGTGCGGTCAACGAGGCGGTCACGGCGCGGTCGTTCGCGACGTCGTTCACCGTGCAGGGCAACCGGTCGCTCACCACGGGCCTGTACCTCCCCGAGGTGGAGGCGCTGCTCGCCGCCGCGAAGGCCACCGTCGACGGCGCGGTCGTCGACATCCGCTGGTACCACAAGCCCGAGGTCGGCACCCCGAACCCGAACGACGCCGGCCAGGCGTTCTGCCGGGTCGACATGACGCGGCAGAACACCGGCAACGCCGACATCGAGGTGTTCGCCGTGACCCTCACCGGTCAGGGCCCGTTCGCGTCGATCACGAACCCGTTCGCCGGGTGGGACGTCACCGAGCCGGTCCTGGCGTCCATCACCCCCGATGGCGAGGGTGCGGGAGACCTGGTGACCCTCACCGGCACCGGCTTCCTCGGTGCGACTGCCGTCGCCTTCGGCGCCACCCCGGCCGCGGACTTCGTGGTGGCGAACGGCGCGACGATCATCGCGTCCCTGCCGACCGGGACCGCCGGGTCGGTGAACGTCACCGTGACGACCCCCGGCGGCACCTCGAACGCCGTCGCGTACACGCGGACGGTCTGA
- a CDS encoding HNH endonuclease, protein MRRYRAQNPERAARNVREAYEANRESILERQKARRVALKPELAEYARTYYEANRERLLAQERARREADPETFRNRRRRYREANPEKVNEASARYRARRRGAGSVEVGVSWRTVAARDGMCCSYCGVLCNESDGRRVAARDGALRWVCGPTYPTLDHVIPVSLGGRHCMENAVLACLSCNKRKGARVAPPREVSAA, encoded by the coding sequence ATGCGCCGGTACCGGGCGCAGAACCCCGAGCGGGCGGCTCGGAACGTGCGAGAGGCCTACGAGGCGAACCGCGAGAGCATCCTCGAACGGCAGAAGGCACGCAGAGTGGCGCTCAAGCCGGAGCTCGCCGAGTACGCCAGGACGTACTACGAGGCGAACAGGGAACGCCTGCTCGCGCAGGAGCGGGCTCGCCGCGAGGCAGACCCGGAGACGTTCCGGAACCGGCGGCGCCGGTACCGCGAGGCGAACCCGGAGAAGGTCAACGAGGCCTCCGCGCGGTACCGCGCCCGCCGGCGTGGCGCGGGATCGGTCGAGGTCGGCGTCAGCTGGCGAACGGTCGCTGCTCGCGACGGGATGTGCTGCTCGTACTGCGGCGTGCTCTGCAACGAGAGCGACGGCCGTCGCGTCGCTGCCCGCGACGGCGCCCTGCGATGGGTGTGCGGGCCCACCTACCCAACGCTCGACCACGTCATCCCGGTCTCTCTGGGCGGTCGTCACTGCATGGAGAACGCCGTGCTGGCGTGCCTGTCCTGCAACAAGAGGAAGGGCGCCCGCGTGGCCCCGCCCCGGGAGGTGAGCGCCGCGTGA
- a CDS encoding phage tail tape measure protein translates to MSTQVVTSLEVLFTANTKPVDDAAKNVENRAKKIEKSPVKQTVDGDAKGALAAMDRVESEAKKIVSAKTIATVDANIERAETGLTKVQERLDYLRSVESTMEVTADIKRAESALKQITRRRDALVSARESMVIDADTSPAEAAIGGLADDAGEAGAEGGEAAGKGLGDGITDALKTLPIAGAVVLAGVAIGKAVLDGINDGLQVEVRRDRLQALTGITEEDARRFAMASGEAYADAFGESIEANMDTARVAIQSGILDEGATVRQSESVIKGLAGIADVLGEDVKPVATAVTQLLRTGLAKSADEAFDLLATGAREGVNISEDLLDTFTEYPALFARLGLSGPEALGLINQGLEAGARNSDLAADALKEFQIRATDGSETSAAAFRTLGLDAEDMTAKIAAGGAGAREGLDQVLTGLREMEDPVARNAAAVGLFGTQAEDLGAALFAMDLTTAVDQLDGVTGAAQRMFDTLADNDATKLEEAQRNIEVAMDAVKGALAGAFSEPLADAAEWVSENRGPLLEFFSELVNGALDFGVAAVNGAASATEAFGRFVAGPLASTVDGLAGVLDGLNGLPFVNLDDEVDGLQSLADGMRDFDDTTDQAADNLRAALIPGIEDARDRFNEMFDPQVDMGYLNDATRELASAVADVGYAAEGSTEFLSGFDRTNLTTTESGRLLEEQIRAAVDALDAQTEAGQAAGEGQDELTARYEEGREALIRQLEQMGLSRGEAEALAEAYGAIPGKVETDIKANAEEAQRNVDELIARNQGKVIRLSLEVSTSGNPVYVTAAGTKFEAQGDVLEFYRAGGVRQKLTPMAPVAQMVPANTWRVVGDRPRGDEAYIPIEYTARSLALLDETAARLGRVVVPVGTQFNAAGSITPRTGQPAPAAWAGPPVQITVQGGMTTEGARTLVDDLPWLLATQPGGA, encoded by the coding sequence GTGAGCACCCAGGTCGTGACCTCCCTGGAGGTCCTCTTCACGGCGAACACGAAGCCGGTCGACGACGCGGCGAAGAACGTCGAGAACCGCGCGAAGAAGATCGAGAAGAGCCCGGTCAAGCAGACCGTCGACGGCGACGCCAAGGGCGCTCTCGCGGCGATGGACCGTGTCGAGTCCGAGGCGAAGAAGATCGTCTCGGCGAAGACGATCGCCACGGTCGACGCGAACATCGAGCGCGCCGAGACGGGCCTGACGAAGGTGCAGGAGCGCCTCGACTACCTGCGGTCGGTCGAGTCGACGATGGAGGTCACGGCCGACATCAAGCGGGCCGAGTCCGCGCTGAAGCAGATCACTCGCCGCCGTGACGCCCTGGTGTCTGCCCGGGAGTCGATGGTCATCGACGCCGACACCTCGCCCGCCGAAGCGGCGATCGGTGGCCTCGCCGACGACGCCGGGGAGGCTGGCGCCGAGGGCGGCGAGGCCGCAGGCAAGGGCCTGGGCGACGGGATCACCGACGCCCTCAAGACGCTGCCGATCGCCGGCGCGGTCGTCCTCGCTGGTGTCGCGATCGGCAAGGCCGTCCTCGACGGCATCAACGACGGCCTGCAGGTCGAGGTTCGTCGGGACCGCCTCCAGGCGCTCACGGGGATCACCGAGGAGGACGCGCGCCGGTTCGCGATGGCGTCCGGTGAGGCCTACGCCGACGCGTTCGGCGAGTCGATCGAGGCGAACATGGACACCGCGCGGGTCGCGATCCAGTCCGGGATCCTCGACGAAGGCGCGACCGTCCGGCAGTCCGAGTCCGTGATCAAGGGCCTGGCCGGGATCGCCGACGTCCTCGGTGAGGACGTGAAGCCGGTCGCAACCGCAGTCACGCAGCTGCTGCGGACCGGCCTGGCGAAGTCCGCCGACGAGGCCTTCGACCTGCTGGCGACCGGAGCCCGCGAAGGCGTCAACATCAGCGAGGACCTGCTCGACACGTTCACCGAGTACCCCGCGCTGTTCGCGCGGCTCGGGCTTTCGGGCCCCGAGGCGCTCGGCCTGATCAACCAGGGGCTCGAGGCCGGCGCGCGCAACAGCGACCTCGCGGCGGACGCGCTCAAGGAGTTCCAGATCCGCGCGACGGACGGCAGCGAGACGTCCGCCGCGGCGTTCAGGACCCTCGGTCTCGACGCCGAGGACATGACCGCCAAGATCGCCGCCGGTGGGGCCGGGGCCCGCGAAGGGCTCGACCAGGTCCTCACCGGACTGCGCGAGATGGAAGACCCGGTAGCCCGCAACGCGGCCGCGGTCGGGCTGTTCGGCACCCAGGCGGAGGACCTCGGTGCCGCGCTGTTCGCGATGGACCTCACGACCGCGGTCGACCAGCTCGACGGCGTCACCGGGGCCGCGCAGCGGATGTTCGACACGCTCGCGGACAACGATGCGACGAAGCTCGAGGAGGCGCAGCGGAACATCGAGGTCGCGATGGACGCCGTCAAGGGTGCCCTCGCGGGTGCGTTCTCGGAGCCGCTGGCGGATGCGGCCGAGTGGGTCAGCGAGAACCGGGGTCCGCTGCTGGAGTTCTTCTCCGAGCTCGTGAACGGTGCCCTCGACTTCGGCGTCGCCGCGGTCAACGGTGCAGCGTCCGCGACCGAGGCGTTCGGGCGGTTCGTCGCCGGGCCGCTTGCGAGCACCGTCGACGGGCTCGCCGGTGTCCTCGACGGGCTCAACGGACTGCCGTTCGTGAACCTGGACGACGAGGTCGACGGACTGCAGTCGCTGGCCGACGGCATGCGGGACTTCGACGACACCACCGACCAGGCGGCCGACAACCTCCGTGCGGCGCTGATCCCCGGCATCGAGGACGCGCGCGACCGGTTCAACGAGATGTTCGACCCCCAGGTCGACATGGGCTACCTCAACGACGCGACGCGCGAGCTCGCTTCGGCGGTGGCGGACGTCGGGTACGCCGCAGAGGGGTCCACCGAGTTCCTCAGCGGCTTCGACCGCACGAACCTCACGACCACGGAGTCCGGGCGCCTCCTCGAGGAGCAGATCCGCGCAGCCGTCGACGCACTGGACGCCCAGACCGAGGCGGGTCAGGCAGCCGGTGAGGGACAGGACGAGCTCACGGCCCGGTACGAGGAGGGCCGCGAGGCGCTGATCCGGCAGCTTGAGCAGATGGGCCTCAGTCGCGGGGAGGCGGAGGCTCTGGCGGAGGCGTACGGGGCGATTCCGGGCAAGGTCGAGACGGACATCAAGGCCAACGCCGAGGAGGCGCAGCGCAACGTCGACGAGCTCATCGCGCGGAACCAGGGCAAGGTCATCCGGCTCTCGCTCGAGGTGTCCACGTCCGGCAACCCGGTGTACGTGACGGCGGCCGGCACGAAGTTCGAGGCTCAGGGTGACGTGCTGGAGTTCTACCGGGCGGGTGGCGTGCGGCAGAAGCTGACGCCGATGGCGCCGGTCGCGCAGATGGTGCCGGCGAACACGTGGCGGGTCGTCGGTGACCGGCCGCGCGGCGACGAGGCGTACATCCCGATCGAGTACACGGCGCGGTCGCTCGCGCTGCTCGACGAGACCGCGGCGCGTCTGGGTCGGGTCGTTGTGCCGGTCGGGACGCAGTTCAACGCGGCGGGGTCGATCACGCCCCGCACCGGGCAGCCGGCACCCGCGGCGTGGGCGGGACCGCCGGTGCAGATCACCGTGCAGGGCGGCATGACGACCGAAGGCGCGCGGACCCTGGTCGATGACCTGCCGTGGCTTCTCGCGACGCAGCCGGGAGGAGCCTGA